One region of Budorcas taxicolor isolate Tak-1 chromosome 3, Takin1.1, whole genome shotgun sequence genomic DNA includes:
- the NTRK1 gene encoding high affinity nerve growth factor receptor yields the protein MLPGGRGGQPGGHLRATGPGSLLAWLMLASAGAASCPDVCCPHGPSGLRCTRPGALDNLRHLPGAENLTELYIENQQHLQQLKPSDLRGLGELRKLTIVKSGLRSVAPDAFHFTPRLSRLNLSFNALESLSWKTVQGLSLQELVLSGNPLHCSCALLWLQRWEEEGRGGVREQKLQCPGQGPLALMSNASCGEPTLKIQMSNASVDVGADVWLQCQVEGQDLEQAGWILTEVDGSATVMQSGSLPSLGLTLANVTSDLNRKNVTCWAENDVGRAEVSVQVNVSFPASVHLQPAVEQHHWCIPFSVDGQPAPSLRWLFNGSALNETSFIFTEFLELAANETVRHGCLRLNQPTHVNNGNYTLLATNPLGRAAAWVMASFMDNPFEFNPEDPIPVSFSPVDTNSTSGDPVEKDETPFGVSMAVGLAVFACLFLSTTFLVLNKCGRRNKFGINRPAVLAPEDGLAMSLHFMTLGGSSLSPTEGKGSGLQGHIIENPQYFSDACVHHIKRRDIVLKWELGEGAFGKVFLAECHNLLPEKDKMLVAVKALKEVSESARQDFQREAELLTMLQHQHIVRFFGVCTEGRPLLMVFEYMRHGDLNRFLRSHGPDAKLLAGGEDVAPGPLGLGQLLAVASQVAAGMVYLAGLHFVHRDLATRNCLVGQGLVVKIGDFGMSRDIYSTDYYRVGGRTMLPIRWMPPESILYRKFTTESDVWSFGVVLWEIFTYGKQPWYQLSNTEAIERITQGRELERPRACPPEVYAIMRGCWQREPQQRHSIKEVHARLQALAQAPPVYLDVLG from the exons ATGCTACCAGGCGGACGGGGCGGGCAACCTGGCGGGCACCTCCGGGCTACAGGGCCGGGAAGCCTGCTGGCCTGGTTGATGCTGGCATCTGCGGGCGCTGCATCCTGCCCCGATGTCTGCTGCCCCCACGGCCCTTCGGGGCTGCGCTGCACCCGGCCGGGGGCCCTGGATAACCTCCGCCACCTGCCAGGCGCCGAGAACCTGACGGAGCT ctACATCGAGAACCAGCAGCATCTGCAGCAGCTGAAGCCCAGTGACCTGAGGGGCCTGGGGGAGCTGAGGAAACT CACCATCGTGAAGAGCGGTCTCCGTTCTGTGGCGCCAGATGCCTTCCATTTCACTCCGCGGCTCAGTCGACT GAATCTCTCCTTCAACGCTCTGGAGTCTCTCTCCTGGAAAACGGTCCAGGGCCTCTCCTTACAGGAACT AGTCCTGTCGGGGAACCCCCTGCACTGTTCCTGTGCCCTGCTCTGGCTGCAgcgctgggaggaggaggggcggggaggagTGCGGGAACAGAAGCTCCAGTGTCCCGGGCAGGGGCCCCTTGCCCTCATGTCCAACGCCAGCTGCG GTGAGCCCACGCTGAAGATCCAGATGTCCAATGCCTCTGTGGATGTGGGGGCCGACGTGTGGCTGCAGTGCCAGGTGGAGGGGCAGGACTTGGAGCAGGCTGGCTGGATCCTCACGGAGGTGGACGGGTCAGCCACAGTGATG CAATCTGGGAGTCTGCCGTCCTTGGGGCTGACCCTGGCCAATGTCACCAGTGACCTCAATAGGAAGAACGTGACGTGCTGGGCGGAGAATGATGTGGGCCGGGCTGAAGTCTCCGTCCAAGTCAATGTCTCCT TCCCGGCCAGCGTGCATCTGCAGCCCGCCGTGGAGCAGCACCACTGGTGCATCCCCTTCTCTGTGGACGGGCAGCCGGCGCCCTCTCTGCGCTGGCTCTTCAATGGCTCCGCGCTCAACGAGACCAGCTTCATCTTCACTGAGTTCCTGGAGCTGGCGGCCAACGAGACGGTGCGCCACGGCTGCCTGCGCCTCAACCAGCCCACCCACGTCAACAACGGCAACTACACGCTGCTGGCGACCAACCCGCTGGGCCGGGCCGCCGCTTGGGTCATGGCTTCCTTCATGGACAACCCTTTCGAATTCAACCCTGAGGACCCCATTCCTG TCTCCTTCTCGCCAGTGG ACACCAACAGCACTTCCGGAGACCCAGTGGAGAAGGATGAGACTCCTTTTGGG GTCTCGATGGCCGTGGGCCTGGCCGTTTTTGCCTGCCTCTTCCTTTCTACAACATTTCTTGTGCTCAACAAATGTGGACGCAGGAACAAGTTTGGGATCAACC GCCCCGCTGTGCTGGCTCCAGAGGATGGATTGGCCATGTCCTTGCATTTCATGACTCTGGGCGGCAGCTCCTTGTCTCCCACAGAGGGCAAAGGCTCTGGGCTCCAAGGCCACATCATTGAGAACCCACAATACTTCAGTGATGCCT GTGTTCATCACATCAAGCGCCGAGATATTGTGCTCAAGTGGGAGCTAGGTGAGGGTGCCTTTGGGAAGGTCTTCCTTGCCGAGTGCCACAACCTACTGCCCGAGAAGGACAAGATGCTAGTGGCCGTCAAG GCACTGAAGGAGGTGTCTGAGAGCGCCCGGCAAGACTTCCAGCGCGAGGCCGAGCTGCTCACCATGCTTCAGCACCAGCACATTGTGCGCTTCTTCGGCGTCTGCACTGAGGGCCGCCCGCTGCTCATGGTCTTTGAATACATGCGGCATGGTGACCTCAACCGCTTCCTCCG GTCCCACGGGCCTGATGCCAAGCTGCTGGCTGGCGGGGAGGACGTGGCTCCGGGACCCCTGGGCCTGGGGCAGCTGCTGGCCGTGGCTAGCCAGGTCGCTGCGGGAATGGTGTACCTGGCAGGCCTGCACTTCGTGCATCGGGACCTGGCCACACGCAACTGCCTGGTGGGTCAGGGACTAGTGGTTAAGATTGGCGATTTCGGCATGAGCCGGGATATCTACAGCACCGACTACTACCGC GTGGGAGGCCGCACCATGCTGCCCATTCGCTGGATGCCGCCCGAGAGCATCCTCTACCGCAAGTTCACCACCGAGAGCGACGTGTGGAGCTTTGGCGTGGTGCTCTGGGAGATCTTCACCTACGGCAAGCAACCCTGGTACCAGCTCTCCAACACCGAG GCGATCGAGCGCATCACCCAGGGGCGTGAGCTGGAGCGGCCTCGTGCCTGCCCACCGGAGGTCTACGCCATTATGCGGGGCTGCTGGCAGCGGGAGCCGCAACAACGCCACAGCATCAAGGAAGTGCATGCCCGGCTGCAAGCCCTGGCCCAGGCGCCTCCTGTCTACTTGGATGTCCTGGGCTAG